One stretch of Cedecea neteri DNA includes these proteins:
- a CDS encoding methyl-accepting chemotaxis protein codes for MLRNLSIRTGLLTLLAVMTFLLLVVSGIGIYALQQSSSSLERINRLQGEQMVRLSDGYILLLRARNEASQAVRQMEIGMLDDATKATKNIAGEVGQAQKNLKSVIDSGVNDDQGNALLASLAQSFGTYQAQGISPMLAALQKQSPDDYYDLLEKSLIPLGLKFDNDVQAFQRWGETRGNSEVAAVQLHKKIVLGFIILAALLTAAIIVLVWLALRHLLLKPLDEAIHQLEFVAEGDLTQPLPQTGNNEFGRLAGAIVAMRTSLVESVSRVRDASSQIDTGSRELAAGNLNLSQRTESTATSLEETAASMEQITATVKQNADNAEQAHKLAKVVSDTADRGSEMVCYVIEKMRDISGSAGRIADILSVIDGIAFQTNILALNASVEAARAGEQGRGFAVVAGEVRTLASRSAEAAKEIRTLISNSQTHVGEGSDLAQQAGETMDEIAEEIMRMTKLVREIANASNEQSHGIEQVNIAVSQMDEAAQQNAALVEQSTAATHSLEEQSQQLVAAMASFRY; via the coding sequence ATGTTGAGAAATTTGTCGATTCGTACGGGGCTGCTGACGCTGTTAGCGGTTATGACGTTCTTGCTGTTGGTTGTAAGCGGCATCGGCATTTATGCCCTGCAGCAAAGTTCCTCCTCTCTTGAGCGCATAAACCGCCTGCAGGGAGAGCAAATGGTGCGCCTTAGCGATGGTTATATTCTGCTGCTTCGTGCCCGCAATGAGGCAAGCCAGGCGGTGCGCCAGATGGAAATAGGCATGCTGGACGATGCGACAAAAGCCACGAAAAACATTGCCGGTGAAGTTGGCCAGGCGCAGAAAAACCTCAAGTCCGTTATCGACAGCGGCGTGAACGACGACCAGGGCAACGCGCTGCTTGCCAGCCTGGCGCAAAGCTTTGGCACCTATCAGGCGCAGGGGATTTCCCCGATGCTGGCCGCGTTACAAAAACAAAGCCCGGACGATTATTACGATCTGCTGGAAAAAAGCCTGATTCCGCTGGGGCTGAAGTTTGATAACGACGTGCAGGCATTCCAGCGCTGGGGTGAAACGCGCGGCAACAGCGAAGTAGCAGCCGTACAGCTGCACAAAAAAATCGTTCTGGGCTTTATTATTCTCGCCGCGCTGCTGACCGCCGCCATTATTGTGCTGGTCTGGCTGGCGCTGCGCCACCTGCTGCTGAAGCCTTTGGATGAGGCAATTCATCAGCTGGAGTTTGTCGCGGAAGGGGATTTAACCCAGCCGCTTCCGCAAACCGGCAATAACGAATTTGGCCGTCTTGCCGGCGCGATTGTGGCGATGAGAACCTCGCTGGTGGAATCCGTCAGCCGCGTGCGTGACGCCTCTTCGCAGATTGATACCGGCAGCCGCGAGCTGGCGGCAGGCAACCTCAATCTCTCCCAGCGTACGGAATCTACCGCGACATCTCTGGAAGAAACCGCGGCCAGCATGGAGCAAATTACCGCGACGGTAAAACAAAACGCCGACAACGCGGAGCAGGCGCACAAGCTGGCTAAAGTGGTTTCCGACACCGCCGACCGCGGCAGCGAAATGGTTTGCTACGTGATTGAAAAAATGCGCGACATCTCAGGCAGCGCAGGCCGTATTGCCGATATTCTGAGCGTTATCGACGGCATCGCTTTCCAGACCAATATTCTGGCGCTTAACGCTTCGGTTGAAGCGGCCCGGGCGGGTGAGCAAGGCCGTGGTTTTGCCGTGGTGGCCGGTGAAGTTCGTACTCTGGCAAGCCGCAGCGCGGAAGCTGCAAAAGAGATCCGCACCCTGATCTCTAACTCTCAGACCCACGTGGGTGAGGGCAGCGATTTGGCGCAGCAGGCTGGGGAAACTATGGACGAAATCGCCGAAGAAATTATGCGGATGACCAAACTGGTTCGCGAAATTGCCAATGCCTCTAACGAACAGAGCCACGGTATTGAGCAGGTGAATATTGCGGTAAGCCAGATGGATGAGGCGGCGCAGCAGAACGCGGCATTGGTCGAGCAGTCCACCGCCGCCACACATTCGCTGGAAGAGCAGTCGCAGCAGCTGGTCGCCGCGATGGCTTCGTTCCGTTACTAA
- the ppa gene encoding inorganic diphosphatase, which yields MSLLNVPAGKDLPEDIYVVIEIPANADPIKYEVDKESGALFVDRFMSTAMFYPCNYGYINHTLSLDGDPVDVLVPTPYPLEPGSVIRCRPVGVLKMTDESGEDAKLVAVPHTKLSKEYDHIKDVNDLPELLKAQITHFFEHYKDLEKGKWVKVDGWDNAEAAKAEIIASFERAKK from the coding sequence ATGAGCTTACTCAACGTCCCAGCGGGTAAAGATCTGCCGGAAGATATCTACGTTGTTATCGAAATCCCTGCTAACGCTGACCCAATCAAATACGAAGTAGACAAAGAGAGCGGCGCGCTGTTTGTTGACCGTTTCATGTCTACCGCGATGTTCTATCCGTGCAACTACGGCTACATCAACCACACCCTGTCTCTGGACGGTGATCCGGTTGACGTGCTGGTCCCAACGCCATACCCACTGGAGCCAGGTAGCGTTATCCGTTGCCGCCCAGTTGGCGTGCTGAAAATGACCGATGAGTCTGGCGAAGACGCGAAGCTGGTTGCCGTACCGCACACCAAACTGAGCAAAGAGTACGATCACATCAAAGATGTGAACGACCTGCCAGAACTGCTGAAAGCGCAGATCACTCACTTCTTCGAGCACTACAAAGATCTCGAGAAAGGCAAATGGGTGAAAGTTGACGGTTGGGACAACGCCGAAGCCGCTAAAGCTGAAATCATCGCCTCTTTCGAACGCGCTAAGAAGTAA
- a CDS encoding type II toxin-antitoxin system ChpB family toxin, whose protein sequence is MVRRGGFERGDIVLVGFNPAVGREQQGEGRPALVLSTRAFNQTGTALVAPITQGGNYARDAGFAVSLSGCGTETCGVVLINQARMVDLECCGAQKRETAPADVVEEVLARLQAIIE, encoded by the coding sequence ATGGTGAGACGAGGGGGTTTTGAAAGGGGAGATATTGTTCTTGTGGGGTTCAATCCCGCCGTTGGCCGGGAGCAACAGGGGGAAGGCCGTCCTGCTCTTGTGCTTTCAACCCGGGCATTTAACCAGACGGGCACTGCGCTAGTGGCACCTATAACCCAGGGCGGAAATTACGCAAGGGACGCAGGTTTTGCCGTATCCCTGAGTGGATGCGGGACAGAGACCTGCGGCGTGGTATTAATTAACCAGGCCAGAATGGTAGATCTTGAATGCTGCGGGGCGCAGAAACGCGAAACAGCGCCGGCAGACGTTGTCGAGGAAGTTTTAGCCAGACTCCAGGCCATCATCGAATAA
- a CDS encoding AbrB/MazE/SpoVT family DNA-binding domain-containing protein gives MRITIKKWGNSAGMVIPGALMDELGVKIGQSMEAEVIDNQLIMKPARKKYTLDELLAHGDPSAPKISEEDIWGKDNPVGKEVW, from the coding sequence ATGCGCATCACCATCAAAAAATGGGGGAACAGTGCTGGTATGGTCATTCCCGGTGCACTAATGGATGAGCTAGGCGTAAAAATCGGACAAAGCATGGAGGCAGAAGTGATTGATAATCAGCTGATTATGAAACCCGCAAGGAAAAAATATACCCTGGATGAGCTATTAGCTCATGGCGACCCGTCGGCGCCAAAAATTTCTGAAGAAGACATTTGGGGCAAGGATAACCCGGTCGGGAAAGAAGTATGGTGA
- a CDS encoding gamma-glutamylcyclotransferase family protein: protein MRIFVYGSLRRKQGNSHWMTNAQWLGDHTQENYVLYSLGHYPGAVPGDGVVLGEVYRIDASTLSELDALRTKGGEYSRQLIQTPYGGAWMYVYQRPVEGLTRIDSGNWLDREKN from the coding sequence ATGCGAATATTTGTTTACGGCAGTTTACGACGCAAACAAGGCAACAGCCACTGGATGACCAACGCCCAGTGGCTGGGCGACCACACGCAGGAAAACTACGTGTTGTATAGCCTTGGGCATTATCCAGGCGCCGTGCCGGGAGATGGCGTGGTATTGGGAGAAGTTTACCGAATAGATGCCTCCACGCTTTCCGAGCTTGACGCGCTGCGCACCAAAGGGGGCGAGTACAGCCGTCAGCTGATTCAGACACCTTACGGCGGCGCGTGGATGTACGTCTACCAGCGCCCGGTGGAGGGGTTAACCCGCATCGACAGCGGTAACTGGCTGGATCGAGAAAAGAACTAA
- the tamB gene encoding autotransporter assembly complex protein TamB translates to MSRWKKISLAVLAVIVLLIAAVGFLVGTTSGLHLLFKGANRWVPGLNIAQVDGGWRNLTLKKLSYEQPGVAVRAGEVHLAVELKCLWHSSLCVNDFSLKDVDVAVDTKKMPPSAPVQEEDSGPLNLSTPYPITLSRVALNNVNVKIDDTTVSVMDFTSGLNWEQRNLTLTPTSLEGLLIALPKAAQVAKEEIVEPKIQNPQPEEAPLGETLTKLFEKPLLPEMTDVNLPVNLNIQEFRGARLRLTGDTDLMVNSLLLKVSSIDGNLKLDALDVDSSQGLVNATGSAQLRDNWPVDLTLNSTLNIDPLKGEKVKMTVGGALRDELKVGVNLSGPVGMQLNAQTRLAEAGLPLNIELDSKQLYWPLTGAKQYQADDLKLRLTGKMTDYKLAFSTAVKGDQVPPATITLDGKGNEQQFSLDKLRVAALQGNTDLKALVDWSKAISWRGELTLAGINTAKQFPDWPAKLDGKIKTRGSLYGGSWQLDIPELKLAGNVKQNKVNVQGTLQGNNYMQWKVPGLHLELGRNTVDVKGELGEKELNLDANINAPNLDNALPGLGGTAKGIVKVRGDVKAPQLLADLTANGLRWQELTIARVLLKGDVKSSDQIAGNLNLRVERVAQPGVKVDLVTLDAKGDEKQHQLQLRVQGEPVSGRLNLSGSFDRNEERWRGKLSDTRFETPVGPWALNRELTLDFRNKEQKIAIGPHCWVNPNAELCVPQTIDAGAKGRALVNLNRFDLAMLKPVMPADTQASGVFTGKADVSWDSEAGGLPQGQVTLSGRGVKVAQVVNGNTLPVAFDTLNLNAELKNNRAQLGWLVKVANNGQFDGQVQITDPQGRRNLGGNVNIRNFSLAIANAIFSKGEKADGTLNANLRLGGNLERPQMFGQMQLNGVDVEGNFMPFDMQPSQIAMNFNGMNSTLQGVVRTKQGQIVLSGDADWTQIDNWRARIAAKGSKVRITVPPMVRLDVSPDIEFVATPSLFTLNGNVDVPWARIVVHDVPESAVGVSSDEVMLDKELKPVNPQSAGIPINSNLTIHVGNNVRLDAFGLKARLTGDLKMVQDKQGLGLNGQINIPQGRFHAYGQDLIVRKGELLFSGPPDNPYLNIEAIRNPDSTENSVTAGVRVTGPADEPKAEIFSDPAMSQQEALSYLLRGQGLDTSGNDGDAMTSMLVGLGVAQSGQVVGKIGETFGVSNLALDTAGVGDSSQVVVSGYVLPGLQVKYGVGIFDSLATLTLRYRLMPKLYLEAVSGVDQALDLLYQFEF, encoded by the coding sequence ATGAGTCGCTGGAAGAAAATAAGCCTCGCGGTGTTGGCGGTTATTGTGTTGCTGATCGCCGCAGTAGGTTTCCTGGTAGGTACGACGTCAGGCCTGCATTTGTTGTTTAAAGGCGCTAATCGCTGGGTGCCGGGGCTGAATATCGCCCAGGTTGACGGCGGGTGGCGCAATCTGACGCTGAAAAAACTGAGCTACGAGCAGCCAGGCGTCGCCGTTCGTGCGGGCGAGGTTCATCTCGCCGTTGAGCTTAAGTGCCTGTGGCACAGCAGCCTGTGCGTGAATGATTTCTCGCTGAAAGATGTGGATGTCGCGGTCGACACGAAAAAAATGCCGCCGTCTGCGCCTGTTCAGGAGGAAGACAGCGGCCCGCTGAACCTCTCCACGCCGTATCCGATTACTCTCAGCCGCGTGGCGCTGAATAACGTCAATGTGAAAATCGACGACACCACCGTTTCGGTGATGGATTTCACCAGTGGCCTGAACTGGGAGCAGCGCAACCTGACGCTGACGCCAACCAGCCTGGAAGGCCTGCTGATTGCCCTGCCGAAGGCGGCGCAGGTGGCAAAAGAAGAAATTGTTGAGCCGAAGATCCAGAACCCTCAGCCGGAAGAAGCGCCGCTGGGTGAAACGCTGACAAAGCTGTTTGAAAAGCCGCTGCTGCCGGAAATGACCGACGTTAATTTGCCGGTGAATCTGAATATTCAGGAATTCCGCGGAGCACGCCTGCGCCTGACCGGTGACACCGACCTGATGGTCAACTCGCTGCTGCTGAAAGTGAGCAGCATCGACGGCAACCTGAAGCTGGATGCGCTGGATGTGGACTCCTCTCAGGGGCTGGTGAACGCCACCGGTAGCGCCCAGCTGCGCGACAACTGGCCGGTTGACCTGACGCTTAACAGCACGCTGAACATCGACCCGCTGAAAGGCGAAAAGGTGAAGATGACTGTCGGTGGTGCATTGCGCGACGAGCTGAAAGTGGGCGTCAATCTTTCCGGCCCGGTGGGGATGCAGTTGAATGCCCAAACCCGCCTTGCGGAAGCCGGATTGCCGCTGAATATCGAGCTGGACAGCAAGCAGCTTTACTGGCCGCTGACCGGCGCGAAGCAATATCAGGCCGACGACCTTAAGCTTCGCCTGACCGGCAAAATGACCGACTACAAGCTTGCCTTTAGCACCGCCGTGAAGGGTGATCAGGTGCCGCCTGCTACCATCACGCTGGACGGCAAAGGAAACGAACAGCAGTTTAGCCTCGATAAGCTGCGCGTGGCCGCGCTGCAGGGCAACACTGACCTGAAAGCGCTGGTGGACTGGAGCAAAGCGATCAGCTGGCGCGGGGAATTAACGCTTGCCGGAATCAACACCGCGAAGCAGTTCCCGGACTGGCCTGCAAAGCTTGATGGCAAAATTAAAACGCGCGGTAGCCTGTATGGCGGCAGCTGGCAGCTGGATATTCCTGAGCTGAAGCTTGCGGGTAACGTGAAGCAGAATAAGGTCAACGTTCAGGGCACGCTGCAGGGCAACAACTACATGCAGTGGAAGGTGCCGGGCCTGCATCTGGAGCTGGGCCGCAATACCGTGGACGTCAAAGGGGAGCTGGGTGAGAAAGAGCTGAACCTCGACGCCAACATTAATGCCCCGAACCTGGACAACGCCCTGCCGGGGCTGGGCGGCACGGCGAAAGGTATTGTGAAGGTTCGCGGTGACGTGAAAGCCCCGCAGCTGCTGGCTGACCTGACCGCAAACGGCCTGCGCTGGCAGGAGCTGACGATTGCCCGGGTTCTGCTGAAAGGCGATGTGAAATCGAGCGACCAAATCGCCGGTAACCTCAACCTGCGCGTAGAGCGAGTGGCTCAGCCGGGCGTGAAGGTTGACCTGGTCACGCTGGACGCGAAGGGCGATGAGAAACAGCATCAGCTTCAGCTACGCGTTCAGGGAGAGCCGGTTTCCGGACGCCTTAACCTAAGCGGTAGCTTCGATCGCAACGAAGAGCGCTGGCGCGGCAAGCTCAGTGATACCCGCTTTGAGACGCCGGTGGGGCCGTGGGCGCTAAACCGCGAGCTGACGCTGGACTTCCGCAACAAAGAACAGAAAATCGCTATTGGCCCGCACTGCTGGGTAAACCCGAATGCCGAGCTTTGTGTGCCGCAAACTATCGACGCCGGGGCGAAAGGCCGGGCGCTGGTTAACCTCAACCGCTTCGATCTGGCCATGCTCAAACCGGTGATGCCGGCGGATACTCAGGCCAGCGGCGTATTTACCGGTAAGGCTGACGTGAGCTGGGACAGCGAAGCCGGTGGCCTGCCGCAGGGCCAGGTCACGCTCAGCGGGCGTGGCGTGAAGGTGGCGCAGGTGGTGAACGGCAATACCTTGCCGGTTGCCTTCGACACGCTGAATCTCAACGCCGAACTGAAAAATAACCGCGCTCAGCTTGGCTGGCTGGTGAAGGTGGCGAATAACGGGCAGTTTGACGGCCAGGTGCAAATCACCGATCCACAGGGGCGGCGTAACCTTGGCGGCAACGTCAATATTCGCAACTTCTCCCTGGCTATTGCCAACGCCATCTTCTCGAAAGGTGAAAAAGCTGACGGGACGCTAAATGCGAACCTGCGTCTTGGCGGGAACCTTGAACGGCCGCAGATGTTCGGGCAAATGCAGCTTAATGGCGTAGATGTTGAAGGCAACTTCATGCCGTTCGACATGCAGCCGAGCCAGATTGCCATGAACTTCAACGGCATGAACTCCACGCTGCAGGGCGTGGTGCGTACCAAGCAGGGGCAGATTGTGTTGAGCGGCGATGCCGACTGGACGCAAATCGACAACTGGCGGGCACGCATTGCCGCGAAGGGCAGCAAAGTGCGTATCACCGTTCCGCCGATGGTGCGGCTGGACGTTTCCCCGGACATTGAGTTTGTGGCGACGCCAAGCCTGTTCACCCTTAACGGGAACGTGGATGTGCCTTGGGCGCGTATTGTCGTGCATGACGTGCCGGAAAGCGCCGTTGGCGTCTCCAGCGACGAAGTGATGCTGGACAAAGAGCTGAAGCCGGTTAATCCGCAGTCCGCCGGGATCCCTATCAACAGCAACCTGACGATTCACGTTGGCAACAACGTGCGGTTGGATGCCTTTGGCCTGAAAGCTCGCCTGACCGGTGACCTGAAAATGGTTCAGGACAAACAGGGGCTGGGCCTGAACGGCCAGATAAATATTCCGCAGGGGCGCTTCCACGCGTACGGTCAGGATCTTATCGTCCGCAAAGGTGAACTGCTGTTCTCTGGCCCACCGGACAACCCATATCTGAATATCGAAGCTATTCGTAACCCTGACTCGACCGAAAACAGCGTTACGGCGGGCGTACGCGTGACCGGCCCGGCAGATGAACCCAAAGCTGAAATATTCTCTGACCCGGCAATGTCGCAGCAGGAAGCCTTGTCCTACCTGCTTCGCGGCCAGGGTTTGGACACTTCCGGCAACGACGGCGACGCCATGACGTCAATGCTTGTGGGCCTGGGGGTTGCACAAAGTGGTCAGGTTGTGGGTAAAATCGGCGAGACGTTTGGCGTAAGCAATCTGGCGCTCGATACCGCAGGAGTGGGTGATTCCTCTCAGGTGGTGGTCAGCGGCTATGTACTGCCGGGTCTACAGGTTAAGTATGGCGTAGGTATTTTTGACTCTCTGGCGACGTTAACGCTGCGTTATCGTCTGATGCCTAAGCTATATCTGGAAGCGGTGTCTGGCGTAGATCAGGCACTAGATCTGCTCTATCAGTTTGAGTTTTAG
- the msrA gene encoding peptide-methionine (S)-S-oxide reductase MsrA — protein MPLFEKTHSVAQADALPGRNTPMPVATLHAVNEHSMTNVPDGMEIALFAMGCFWGVERLYWEIPGVYSTAAGYSGGYTPNPTYREVCSGQTGHAEAVRVVYDPNVVSYEQLLQVFWENHDPAQGMRQGGDVGTQYRSAIYPLTPEQDSAARASLERFQAAMDAAGDKRQVTTEIANAGPFYYAEDDHQQYLYKNPHGYCGIGGIGVCLPPQ, from the coding sequence ATGCCATTGTTCGAAAAAACTCACTCTGTGGCGCAGGCAGACGCCCTGCCAGGCCGCAATACGCCAATGCCGGTAGCCACGCTTCACGCGGTTAACGAACACTCAATGACAAATGTACCAGATGGGATGGAAATCGCTCTGTTTGCGATGGGATGTTTCTGGGGCGTAGAACGTTTGTACTGGGAGATACCAGGGGTTTACAGCACGGCCGCTGGCTACAGCGGCGGCTACACGCCAAACCCAACCTATCGCGAAGTTTGCAGCGGTCAAACAGGCCATGCAGAAGCCGTGCGCGTGGTTTATGACCCGAACGTGGTCAGCTACGAGCAGCTTCTGCAGGTGTTCTGGGAAAACCACGACCCGGCTCAGGGGATGCGCCAGGGGGGCGACGTTGGCACCCAGTATCGCTCAGCGATTTACCCGCTGACGCCAGAACAGGACAGCGCCGCACGAGCCAGCCTCGAACGCTTCCAGGCCGCCATGGATGCCGCCGGTGATAAACGCCAGGTCACCACCGAAATCGCTAATGCGGGTCCGTTCTATTACGCAGAAGACGATCATCAGCAGTATCTGTATAAAAATCCGCACGGCTACTGCGGCATTGGCGGCATCGGGGTTTGCCTGCCACCTCAATAA
- a CDS encoding hemolysin family protein: protein MLNSILIILILIAISAFFSISEISLAASRKIKLKLLADEGNVNAQRVLKMQETPGMFFTVVQIGLNAVAILGGIVGDAAFSPAFKMLLERFLAPELADQLSFIISFTLVTSLFILFADLTPKRIGMISPETVALRIINPMRFCLFVFRPLVWFFNGLANVIFRIFKLPMVRKDDITSDDVYAVFEAGALAGVLRKQEHELIENVFELESRTVPSSMTSRENVIWFDLHADEQSLKSTIAEHPHSKFLVCNGDIDHVVGYVDSKELLNRVLGNQSMALNSGVHLRNALIVPDTLTLSEALESFKTAGEDFAVIMNEYALVVGIITLNDVMTTLMGDLVGQGMEEQIVARDENSWLVEGGTPIDDVMRVLDIDEFPQSGNYETIGGFMMFMLRKIPKRTDAVKFSGYKFEVVDIDNYRIDQLLVTRIDNKPVALTPKLPDGEEPQEQ, encoded by the coding sequence ATGTTAAACAGTATTTTGATAATACTTATCCTTATTGCTATCAGTGCCTTTTTCTCAATCTCTGAGATCTCGCTTGCCGCCTCTCGCAAAATCAAACTTAAGCTGCTGGCCGATGAAGGCAACGTCAACGCGCAGCGTGTTCTGAAGATGCAGGAAACGCCGGGCATGTTCTTTACCGTGGTGCAAATTGGCCTGAACGCCGTGGCCATTCTCGGCGGTATCGTCGGCGATGCGGCCTTCTCACCGGCGTTTAAAATGCTGCTGGAGCGCTTTCTGGCCCCGGAACTCGCCGACCAGCTTAGCTTCATTATCTCCTTCACCCTTGTCACCAGCCTGTTCATTCTGTTCGCAGACCTCACCCCGAAACGCATCGGTATGATTTCTCCCGAAACGGTTGCTTTACGTATTATCAACCCGATGCGCTTCTGTCTGTTTGTTTTCAGACCTCTGGTGTGGTTCTTCAACGGCCTGGCTAACGTTATCTTCCGCATCTTCAAGCTGCCGATGGTGCGTAAAGACGACATCACGTCCGACGACGTTTATGCGGTGTTTGAAGCCGGTGCGCTGGCGGGCGTGCTGCGTAAGCAGGAACACGAGCTGATCGAAAACGTCTTTGAGCTTGAATCCCGTACCGTGCCGTCTTCCATGACCTCGCGCGAAAACGTGATTTGGTTCGACCTGCACGCCGACGAACAGAGCCTGAAGTCCACCATCGCCGAGCACCCGCACTCCAAGTTCCTGGTGTGTAACGGCGATATCGACCACGTGGTCGGCTACGTTGATTCCAAAGAGCTGCTGAACCGCGTGCTGGGCAACCAGAGTATGGCGCTGAACAGCGGCGTACACCTGCGTAACGCCCTGATTGTGCCGGACACGTTAACCCTGTCCGAAGCGCTGGAAAGCTTTAAAACCGCCGGTGAAGACTTCGCGGTTATCATGAATGAATACGCGCTGGTGGTGGGCATCATTACCCTGAACGACGTGATGACGACCCTGATGGGCGACCTGGTCGGCCAGGGTATGGAAGAGCAAATCGTTGCCCGTGACGAGAACTCGTGGCTGGTTGAAGGCGGTACGCCGATTGATGACGTGATGCGCGTGCTGGATATCGACGAGTTCCCGCAGTCAGGTAACTACGAAACCATCGGCGGCTTCATGATGTTTATGCTGCGTAAGATCCCAAAACGTACCGACGCGGTGAAATTCTCCGGCTACAAGTTTGAAGTAGTGGATATTGATAACTACCGCATCGACCAGCTGCTGGTCACGCGTATCGACAATAAGCCTGTCGCGCTGACGCCAAAGCTGCCTGATGGTGAAGAGCCTCAGGAGCAGTAA
- a CDS encoding DUF1107 domain-containing protein has product MKIFQRYNPLQVAKYVKILFRGRLYIKDVGAFEFDKGKILVPKVKDKQHYSVMSEVNRQVMRLQADMG; this is encoded by the coding sequence ATGAAAATTTTCCAACGTTACAACCCCCTTCAGGTGGCGAAGTACGTGAAGATCCTGTTCCGCGGACGGTTGTATATCAAGGACGTTGGCGCTTTCGAATTTGATAAGGGCAAAATCCTTGTCCCGAAGGTTAAGGATAAGCAACATTACTCGGTGATGTCCGAGGTGAACCGCCAGGTGATGCGTTTGCAGGCGGACATGGGCTAG
- a CDS encoding YtfJ family protein, which yields MTLRGMLALSLLLPLMASAHNFENNQRVSPIGITDRGELVLDNSKFSYKNWNSAQLPGKVRVLQHIAGRSSAKEENAAMVEAIKAAKFPHDKYQTTTIVNTDDAIVGTSMFVRSSIESNKKEFPWSQFIVDGNGVAAKAWQLQQGGSAIVVLDKEGRVQFAKDGPLTQQEVQQVISLLQGLLSK from the coding sequence ATGACTTTGCGCGGAATGCTGGCGCTGTCTCTGCTGCTGCCGTTAATGGCCTCGGCCCATAACTTTGAGAACAACCAGCGGGTTTCTCCTATCGGTATTACCGACAGGGGCGAGCTGGTGCTGGATAACAGTAAGTTTAGTTATAAAAACTGGAATAGCGCGCAGCTCCCTGGGAAAGTGAGAGTCCTGCAGCATATTGCCGGGCGTTCGAGTGCAAAAGAAGAAAATGCGGCGATGGTCGAGGCGATTAAAGCGGCGAAATTCCCGCACGATAAGTACCAGACCACGACGATTGTGAATACCGATGATGCTATCGTCGGCACCAGCATGTTCGTGCGCAGCAGTATCGAAAGTAATAAGAAAGAGTTTCCGTGGTCGCAGTTTATCGTCGACGGCAACGGCGTAGCGGCCAAAGCGTGGCAGCTGCAACAGGGCGGCTCCGCCATCGTGGTACTGGACAAGGAAGGGCGGGTTCAGTTCGCGAAAGACGGTCCGTTAACCCAGCAGGAAGTGCAGCAGGTGATCAGCCTGCTGCAAGGGTTGCTCAGTAAATAG
- the cysQ gene encoding 3'(2'),5'-bisphosphate nucleotidase CysQ, with translation MLEQICQLAREAGVAIMQVYEGEKPLEATHKTDDSPVTAADLAAHDIILKGLKALTPDIPVLSEEDPQSWDTRQGWQRYWLVDPLDGTKEFLKRNGEFTVNIALIDGGKAVMGVVYAPVLKIMYSAAEGKAWKEECGVRNQIHVRDARPPRVVVSRSHAASDSELKEYLQQMGEHQTTAIGSSLKFCLVADGQAQLYPRFGPTNIWDTAAGHAVAVAAGAHVHDWQGKPLDYTPRESFLNPGFRVSIY, from the coding sequence ATGTTAGAACAAATTTGCCAGCTGGCCCGCGAGGCCGGGGTCGCTATCATGCAGGTCTATGAGGGAGAGAAGCCGCTTGAGGCGACGCATAAGACTGATGATTCGCCGGTCACGGCCGCCGATCTTGCCGCGCACGACATTATTCTGAAAGGATTAAAGGCCTTAACGCCGGATATCCCTGTGCTGTCTGAAGAGGATCCCCAGTCGTGGGATACGCGCCAGGGCTGGCAGCGTTACTGGCTGGTGGATCCGTTAGACGGCACCAAAGAGTTTCTTAAACGTAACGGCGAGTTCACCGTGAATATCGCACTTATCGACGGCGGGAAAGCTGTGATGGGCGTTGTGTATGCCCCGGTGCTGAAGATCATGTACAGCGCGGCAGAAGGGAAGGCCTGGAAGGAAGAGTGTGGCGTTCGCAACCAAATTCATGTGCGTGACGCCCGCCCACCTCGCGTAGTTGTGAGCCGTTCTCACGCCGCCAGCGACAGCGAGCTGAAAGAATACCTCCAGCAGATGGGAGAGCATCAGACCACGGCCATTGGTTCATCGCTGAAGTTCTGCCTGGTGGCCGACGGCCAGGCTCAGCTTTATCCGCGTTTTGGGCCAACCAATATCTGGGATACCGCCGCGGGCCATGCCGTAGCGGTCGCCGCCGGGGCGCACGTTCATGACTGGCAGGGCAAGCCGCTGGACTATACCCCGCGCGAGTCGTTCCTTAACCCCGGCTTCCGCGTCTCTATTTACTGA